CACGACGCCGATCCACCGGAGGTTCGCCCAGAAGACTTTCGCGCCGAGCGTCGACGCCTCGAGGTCGAAGATCAGGAAGGCCGACCACCAGCATTGACCGGCGAGCAGTACGACGAGCGGCACTGCCCCCGGTTCGGGTCGTTCCCGCCAGGCGATGAGTGCCGCTGCCGTTCCGATCGCAATTGTTACAAGTAAGACACCAGACAGAATAGGAACGAATGCCACCGATATACGGTAGATATCGCTGATAGATATTAAGCGTACGGGGAAGCCGCTTCACCTCGAAATATGTTCGATATCCGATATATGTCAGGGGGACAGTACGACGACCGTAACGACCACGAAGACGACGAGATACTCGCACTCGGCTGCCTTCGCCAGTAGTCGCGCGTTTTCCGACCGGTCGAGCAGCGACGTGACGCCGATCGAGTAGGCGATTCCGGCGAGCAGTGCGATCCCTAGTTGGGCGGGAACGTGTCCGAAATGGACTGCGAGCATCACGAGTACGGCCGTACTGCAATCGATCCCGAAGAGGATCCACCGCGTTCGATCCACACCGACGACGACCGGAATCGTCAGTACGCCGATCGCCCGGTCGCCCTCGACGTCGCGGACGTTCGGGATTTCCGTGTTCGTGAACACCCGGAGGAAGAAGTACGCGAAGACGATCAGCGTCCGAGTCGTCACGACGCCGTCGGCGAACGCGAGGGGAAGGAAGGTCAGCGTCACCGCCCACGCGAGCGCGACGACGATCGTGTTGACGAGAAAGACGTCTTTCAACCGCCGGACGCGCGCACCGGTTCCGGGAATCCAGTCCGTGGCATAGCACACCCAGAGTGCGGCCGGAAACAGGGTTATCGCGAGTGCGACGGGCCCACCGAGCACGGAGAGCGCGACGGCGAGTCCGTACGCGACCGACGCCGACACGTAGAGCACGTCCCGATGACTGTCGACGAACGCTGCCTGTTCCGGATTCGACACCGCGTCGGTATCGGCGTCCGCGAGCCTGTCGTTGGTATAGACGGCGAAGACGATCAGTCCGACGACGAGCGCCGCGGGACTCGGCGGCAGCGAGAGGAGTACCGAAACGACGACCACCTCGGCCATCGCGATCAGCGACAGATACGCCGAACTGTACACCAGCGCGTTCCACGCGCGTTTCGAACTCGAGGGAAGCCGAGCGAGTACCGCGCCGAGGAGCGCGGCCGTCGTGCTACCCTCGTCTGCGAGCGTGTAATTTTTTCTACTCATTTTTCATTAATATTTTGAAGTGACCGTCTACCGGCCACTCCGCGCCGAATGTTCTGCAGTACTGACCGATGTAAGTGCGGGCTACAGCGTCGCTACATAACCAGTCGTGAGCGTTCGGACCACCGGTCGGGAACGATTCGGAACGGACTCGTCGATGTCGAGAGACCCCAGTTCGAGCACGTCGCACGACGCAATCGGGCTGAGAGAGCGCAGTAACGGGTCGCAACCGATACCGACGGTTCGCGCACGGGAGCCGTCTCGAACATAAGGTTTTTGCGCTATCGTCGAGACGCGAGACGTATGACACCCGGATCCCACGGAGTCGGTGTCGACATCCAAAGACAGCGAACGCGGTCGGGATTCGGCTTCTTCTTCGCCCGGTAACCCGGGCCGGTGGATCCGCGAGCGCTCACACCGGGCGCTCGCGGCGAAACCGACCGTTCGAGGTCACGGCGGGACTCGGTCCCGCGCAGTATCGGAACCGCTAACTGACCGACACGCAGGCATACGAACAAGCGAATGCAACTTCCAGCACAACAGGTCGCGGTCCTCGAGGCCGCGAACGCGGACGAGGCACTGTCCGTCGACGCCCTCGCCGCGGCGACCGATCTCCCCCCGGAAACCGTCACCGGGGCTGTCTTCGAACTCGAGGACGAGGGACTGGTCGCCGTCAGCGAGCGGACCGACGAAACGGTCGCACTGACCGACGAAGGGCGCGAGTACGTCACCGACGGGCTCCCCGAAGTTCGGCTCTACGAGGCCGCGCTCGAGGCCGGCGCCGACGACGACCCCGTCTCGATGGGGCAGGTCATCGGCGCGTCGGGACTCGAGGGCGGCGCGGTCGACATCGCGCTCTCGAACTACGCGCGCAAGGGGTACGGTTCCATCGACAGCGGCGAGATCACCGCCGATTCCGACGCGGATCCGGACGCCGATGCGGAGGCGAACGCGCTCGAGGCGCTCGCAGACGTCGACGACGCACCCATCGACAGCGTCAACGCGGATTCGGAGACGCTCGAGTCGCTCGAGCGGCGCGGGCTGCTCGATCGACACGAGTCGACAGTTCGGGAGGTTACCTTGACCGAGCGCGCGGTTACGGAGCTGATGGCGGGGATCGAGACGGCCGAGACGGTCGGACAGGTGACCCCCGAACTGCTTACCAGCGGAGAGTGGGAGGACGTCGAGTTCGCCGAGTACAACGTCGAGGCCGACGCCGAGCGGTTCGACGGCGGCAAGGTCCACATCCTGCGACAGACCGCCGAGCGGGTCAAAGACACCCTCGTCGGGATGGGGTTCCAGGAGATGGACGGCCCCCACGTGGACGCGGACTTCTGGATCAACGACTGCCTGTTCATGCCGCAGGATCATCCCGCGCGCACGCATTGGGACCGGTTCGCCCTCGAGCAGCCGACCCACATCGACGAGCTCCCCGCTGACCTCGTCGAGCGCGTCGAGCGCGCCCACAGGGAGGGCGTCGGCGAGGACGGCGAGGGCTACCACTCGCCGTGGGACGAGGACTTCGCCCGCGCGCTCGCGCTTCGGGGACACACCACCTCGCTGTCGACCCGGTACCTCTCGGGCGAGGAGATCGGCGACCTCGAGCCGCCACAGCGGTACTTCAGCGTCGAGAAGGTCTATCGAAACGACACGCTCGATCCGACGCACCTGCTCGAGTTCTTCCAGATCGAGGGCTGGGTGATGGCCGAAGACCTCTCCGTTCGCGACCTCATGGGAACTTTCGAGGAGTTCTACTCCCAGTTCGGGATCACGGACATCCAGTTCAAGCCCCACTACAACCCCTACACCGAGCCGAGCTTCGAGCTGTTCGGCACTCACCCGACGACCGGCGAACTCGTCGAAATCGGCAACTCCGGCATCTTCCGCGAGGAGATGCTCGAGCCCCTCGGCGTCGAGTGTGACGTGATGGCCTGGGGACTGGCCCTCGAGCGACTGCTCATGCTGATGTACGGCTTCGAGGACATCCGGGACATCCACGGGACGCTGTGTGACCTGGAACTGCTGCGCGACACGGAGGTGACCTACTGATGCCCACGGTCGATATCGACCCCGACGAACTGCGTGACCTGACCGGTCACGACGAGAAGAGCGACGACGAACTGATCGACGACCTGTTCGGGCTCGGCCTCGAGTTCGAGGGTCGAACGGAGGAGGGCGAGTTCGAACTCGAGTTCGCGCCCGACCGGCTCGATCGGCTCTCCGTCGAGGGCGTCGCCCGCTCGATGCGCTACCAGTACGGCGACGCGCGCGGGGTTCACGTCCCCTCGCCGAACTCGCCGGAGTGGACGATCGAAGTCGCGGAGTCGGTCCCCGACGAGCGTCCGTACGTCACCGGCGCGGTCGTCCGCGACGTCAATCTGGACGAGGAGGCCCTCGAGTCCCTGATCCAGCTGCAGGAGAAGCTCCACGCGACGATGGGGCGCAAGCGCGCGAAGGGCGCGATCGGGATTCACGACCTGACGATGCTGAAGGGGACCGCCGCCACCGAAGGCAACCCGACAATTCAGTACGTCGGCGTCGAACCCGACGAGGACCGGTTCGTCCCCCTCGACTCCGATCAGGAGATGACGCCGGCCGACGTGCTCGAGGACCACCAGACGGGCCAGACCTACGCCGATCTCGTCAGCGAGTACGAGCGGTATCCGGCGATATACGACAGCATCGGGCTGTTCTCGTTCCCGCCGGTGATCAACGGCCGGCGCACCGAGGTGTCGACGGACTCGAGAGACCTGTTCGTCGAGATGACGGGCACCGACCAGTGGACGATCGACAAGATGCTGAACATCGTCTGCTACGCACTGTCGGCTCGAGGGGCCACGCTCGAGGAAGTCAAAGTCGAGTACCCCGATCACGAGCTCGTCCGCCCCGACCTCTCGATGAAGACGAAGACGGTCGCCCACGACCGCATCGAGACCATCCTCGGCATCGGGCTCGATCCCGACGAAGTGATCGACCTCGCCGAGCGATCTGGGCTCGAGGCTGAAAAAGAAGAGAGCGAGGACGGAAATCTCGTCTACGAAGTGACGATCCCGCCCTACCGCGTCGACGTGCTCCACCCGCTGGACGTCATCGACGACCTCGGGCGGGCCTACGGCTTCAACGAACTCCAGCCCCGCTACCCCGACGTGGGGACCGTCGGCGGCCGCCACGAGCGCTCCCGGCTCGAGCGCTCGGTTCGCGAACAACTCGTCGGGCACGGGTTCGAGGACATGCTGAACTTCCACATGATCAGCGAGGAGGAGAACTACGACCGCCTCGACGTTTCGCCCGGCGGTGACGTCTACGGCGCCGGCGAGGCCGCGACGATCAAAGAGCCCTACAGCGAGGACTTCACCATGCTTCGGACGTGGGTCATGCCCTCGCTGTTGATGGTCCTCGAGCGGAACACGCACCGCTCGTACCCGCAGAACCTCGCCGAGATCGGCTTCGCCGCCGAGGTCGACGAGAGCGAAAACACCGGCGTCGCCGAGAGCCGCCGCGTCGGGGCCGTCCTCGCACACCACGAGGCCGGCTACGAGGACGCCAAGGCCCGGCTGCAGGCGCTGGCCCGCAACTTCGACGTCGACCTCGAGACGCCTCCCACCGACCACCCGACCTTCATTTCGGGTCGAACCGCGGCGGTCGTCATCGACGGCGAGGAAGTCGGCGTCATCGGCGAGGTTCACCCGAAGGTGCTCGTCGAACACGACCTCGAGGTGCCGGTGTCGGCGTTCGAGTTCGACCTCGCGGCGCTGCAGTAGTACCGCGAGCGTAGCGAGCGGGTCTTTTTTGGTCCAGATTTTTGCGTCAGCGCGGGACCTTCGGTCCCGCGAGCCGTGCGAACGGACGCGAAGCGTCCGTGAGCAGAGAGTGGTGGCGAGCATCGCGAGCCACCCGAACGGAAAAAGGTGGGTGCGCGGCGTTCGAGTTCGACCTCGAGGCGCTTCGGTAGGGCCCGATAGCTCCCGATCGGACAGCGAACGCGTCGTTTGCTTCTACCGAATCTCGCCGATAGTCTTCACGAGCTCGCCATCCTCGTAGCGGCGCTGCTGGAATCCGAGCGCGTTACACAGCAGCGTATGACCCATGAACGAGACGGCGTAGTCCGCCATTCCGAAGGGGTGGAGTTCGGTCTGTCGGGCGGGCGGCAGCACCGATCCGAGGACGGTGATCTCCGCGTCGCCCGCCGAGAGCGTGCCGGCACCGACGCCGTAGTCGGCCGGAACGGGCTCGCCGTCGTCGACCTCCCATCGCGGGTGGGTGCCGGCGACGGAGCCGCCGGCCTCCCGGAACGCGTCGGGATCGACGGTCGTCGCCGGCTGGTCGATTGCCGTCGTGTAGCCGAGCTGTGACCCCTTCCAGATCTCTCGCTGCCGGGGTCTGATTCCCGCGAGCAGGGGATGGTCGAAATCCCGGTCCTCGAGGGTCGCGAACTGCATGTCGCCGTCACTGACGTCCTCGGGCGCGATCGAGGCGGCGTCGCCTACCTCGAGTTCGCCGAGCAGGTTCACACCGGCGTCCGTGAGCACGAGGTCGCCACCGAGTTCGACGAAGGTCTCGATCGCGCGCATGTACAGCGGGTGTTCGATGCCGTCGTCGTGGGAGACGACGAGTGTGTCGTACCGACACTTCGAGAAGTCGTCCCAGAACAGGCGACCGATGGCGACGTCCAGGACGGTCATCGCCTCGATCTCGCCGTCCTCGAGGAACGGCTCGAGGTCGTCGAAGAACCGCATCGGGTCGACGCTGTACTCGCGCTGTTCGTATCCGAGCACTTCCTCGGGGTCGGGAACGTCGCCGTCGGCGTCGATCATCGTCGTGGCGACACGAATCTCGGCGTCCGATTCGACCTCGATCTGCCACCGGCCGGATTGCGGGCGGCGGACGAAGGCTTCCTCGTAGTCGTGAGTTCGTGCCGCCGAATCCGTCGGATCCGCCTTCGCGGTGAGATCGATCTCCCGAACGACGGTTTCGTTTGGATTCCTGAGACGTATGGAGCCCTCGGTGGCGTGCCGGACGCCGTCGAACTGGACAAAGAGAGAGTGCGAAGAGTCGAACGCCTCCACCGTTGCACTCGACTGAGCTGACGGACCGGTGCCCATCACTGCGTGACTCCGTCGCACTTCGGTCGCGCGTTCCTGCCCGTAGCCCCCCTGTCCGGACTCGTCGTCGGTGTGGGGAAGATCAGCCGACGAGCGCGTGAGTTCGTCGCTGGCGACGTACGCGGTGTCTTGCCCGCCGGTCGCGACGGTCGCGCTCGTCTCGCGTGCGGTCAGTTCCGCGCAGGTTCGCATCGAGATCCGGTAGGCCGTGACGTAGTGGCGCGAGGAGTACGGTTTCCACTCCTTCTGGGCGGCGACCAGGTGGTTCGAGAGAATTACCTCGGGCGATACCGCGGTCGCCCCGAGCCCGCCGAACGCTTCGGGTTGGCCCGCCCAGTCCGCGAAGCCGCCGGTCACCTGGTAGTTGATCGAATCGTACGTCGTTCCCCAGTCGAAGAGACCGTCGTAGCTATCGCCGTCCGGGACGGCCTCGCTGCCGTCCTCTACCCACTCGTACATCTCTTCGATGGCGGTCGCGACGTCGTCTTCGATCGCGTCGATGCCGCCCCACTGGGCCTGCATCGCCTCGCCGATTCCGACGTTGATCCCGTCGAGGTGGTGTGTCCCCCCGTGATCGAGCGGCGCGTTCGTCTCGAGGTTGAAGACCGCGTGATCCGCGGTGTACATCCCGTGGTAGTCACAGAAGAACGCTACGTCGTCGTAATCGCGCAGGTGGTCGACGATGGCGAGCGCGTCCGGTACGAGATCGGAGTAGTCGTCGGGTGCACCGTCGGGTTCGGCCGGCCGGAAATTCGGATTCGTCCAGCCGATCGTCGGATACTGACGGTTGGTATCGATCGGCTGTTCCTCGAAAACGCTCGCGTTGCCGCGCTGGAAGTTGGTATCGTGGGCCTCGACCCACGGAATTTCGGTCTGGGGCTTCCGCGAAACCCAGCCGTCGGGGTTGGTGAACAGAAACACGAGGACGAGATCCTCGAGCAGCGGCTCGAAGTCGTCCGCTCGACCCGCTGCGACGTCCTCGAGCAGTCGGCACCCGCTCTCGGCCCCGGCGCGTTCGTCCCCGTGAATCGAGAGGGAGTAAACGACTTTCTCCTTCGACGCGAACGATTCCTCGTCACGGACGTTCGCGGTCACTTCTGCGAGATGGATTGGTTGCGGATCCGGATCCTCGCCGGTGAATCGATTGGACCAGCCCGGCGACTCGCCGATCTCCCGGACGCGGACGCGGTCGGGATGTTCCGTTTCGAGGTGCTCGAGCCCCCGACCGAGTTCCCCGTGCGAGACGTAGTTCCGCGCCTCCTCGACCGGCGGGAAGACGCCGTCGTCGTAGGGCGACTCGAGTTTCCACCACGGGTTCGCCCCGGGGGAGAAGTCCAGCCGCTCGATCCCGTCTCGCTCGAGGACGTCGGCCACCTCGTCCGCAGTGAGATGAGCGTGCGCCGCGGGCGCGGGCGACTCGCGGACGACCGCCTTCGGCGGCCGGCGAAGATCGGGGTCGGGGTCCGTCGGGTACGCGTCCGCGAAGGACTCGAGCGCGCCCTGGGTCGCGAACTCGACGACGGTCGCCGCCTCGTACTCCTCAGGCGTGTGGTTGACGACGAACGCGAGTTCGTCGGTCATCGCCTCGCCGCTGACGTCCGCGGTGGCGGACCCGGGGAGAGCGAGCGCGGCTCCCGTCGCCGCCGAGAGGGTCAGGAACGTCCGTCGAT
This portion of the Natrinema salinisoli genome encodes:
- a CDS encoding UbiA family prenyltransferase, translating into MSRKNYTLADEGSTTAALLGAVLARLPSSSKRAWNALVYSSAYLSLIAMAEVVVVSVLLSLPPSPAALVVGLIVFAVYTNDRLADADTDAVSNPEQAAFVDSHRDVLYVSASVAYGLAVALSVLGGPVALAITLFPAALWVCYATDWIPGTGARVRRLKDVFLVNTIVVALAWAVTLTFLPLAFADGVVTTRTLIVFAYFFLRVFTNTEIPNVRDVEGDRAIGVLTIPVVVGVDRTRWILFGIDCSTAVLVMLAVHFGHVPAQLGIALLAGIAYSIGVTSLLDRSENARLLAKAAECEYLVVFVVVTVVVLSP
- a CDS encoding phenylalanine--tRNA ligase subunit alpha → MQLPAQQVAVLEAANADEALSVDALAAATDLPPETVTGAVFELEDEGLVAVSERTDETVALTDEGREYVTDGLPEVRLYEAALEAGADDDPVSMGQVIGASGLEGGAVDIALSNYARKGYGSIDSGEITADSDADPDADAEANALEALADVDDAPIDSVNADSETLESLERRGLLDRHESTVREVTLTERAVTELMAGIETAETVGQVTPELLTSGEWEDVEFAEYNVEADAERFDGGKVHILRQTAERVKDTLVGMGFQEMDGPHVDADFWINDCLFMPQDHPARTHWDRFALEQPTHIDELPADLVERVERAHREGVGEDGEGYHSPWDEDFARALALRGHTTSLSTRYLSGEEIGDLEPPQRYFSVEKVYRNDTLDPTHLLEFFQIEGWVMAEDLSVRDLMGTFEEFYSQFGITDIQFKPHYNPYTEPSFELFGTHPTTGELVEIGNSGIFREEMLEPLGVECDVMAWGLALERLLMLMYGFEDIRDIHGTLCDLELLRDTEVTY
- the pheT gene encoding phenylalanine--tRNA ligase subunit beta: MPTVDIDPDELRDLTGHDEKSDDELIDDLFGLGLEFEGRTEEGEFELEFAPDRLDRLSVEGVARSMRYQYGDARGVHVPSPNSPEWTIEVAESVPDERPYVTGAVVRDVNLDEEALESLIQLQEKLHATMGRKRAKGAIGIHDLTMLKGTAATEGNPTIQYVGVEPDEDRFVPLDSDQEMTPADVLEDHQTGQTYADLVSEYERYPAIYDSIGLFSFPPVINGRRTEVSTDSRDLFVEMTGTDQWTIDKMLNIVCYALSARGATLEEVKVEYPDHELVRPDLSMKTKTVAHDRIETILGIGLDPDEVIDLAERSGLEAEKEESEDGNLVYEVTIPPYRVDVLHPLDVIDDLGRAYGFNELQPRYPDVGTVGGRHERSRLERSVREQLVGHGFEDMLNFHMISEEENYDRLDVSPGGDVYGAGEAATIKEPYSEDFTMLRTWVMPSLLMVLERNTHRSYPQNLAEIGFAAEVDESENTGVAESRRVGAVLAHHEAGYEDAKARLQALARNFDVDLETPPTDHPTFISGRTAAVVIDGEEVGVIGEVHPKVLVEHDLEVPVSAFEFDLAALQ
- a CDS encoding M14 family metallopeptidase; protein product: MPIENNHSGQSRSDDRRSGTVDPTEDPSDDRFADCAVDRRTFLTLSAATGAALALPGSATADVSGEAMTDELAFVVNHTPEEYEAATVVEFATQGALESFADAYPTDPDPDLRRPPKAVVRESPAPAAHAHLTADEVADVLERDGIERLDFSPGANPWWKLESPYDDGVFPPVEEARNYVSHGELGRGLEHLETEHPDRVRVREIGESPGWSNRFTGEDPDPQPIHLAEVTANVRDEESFASKEKVVYSLSIHGDERAGAESGCRLLEDVAAGRADDFEPLLEDLVLVFLFTNPDGWVSRKPQTEIPWVEAHDTNFQRGNASVFEEQPIDTNRQYPTIGWTNPNFRPAEPDGAPDDYSDLVPDALAIVDHLRDYDDVAFFCDYHGMYTADHAVFNLETNAPLDHGGTHHLDGINVGIGEAMQAQWGGIDAIEDDVATAIEEMYEWVEDGSEAVPDGDSYDGLFDWGTTYDSINYQVTGGFADWAGQPEAFGGLGATAVSPEVILSNHLVAAQKEWKPYSSRHYVTAYRISMRTCAELTARETSATVATGGQDTAYVASDELTRSSADLPHTDDESGQGGYGQERATEVRRSHAVMGTGPSAQSSATVEAFDSSHSLFVQFDGVRHATEGSIRLRNPNETVVREIDLTAKADPTDSAARTHDYEEAFVRRPQSGRWQIEVESDAEIRVATTMIDADGDVPDPEEVLGYEQREYSVDPMRFFDDLEPFLEDGEIEAMTVLDVAIGRLFWDDFSKCRYDTLVVSHDDGIEHPLYMRAIETFVELGGDLVLTDAGVNLLGELEVGDAASIAPEDVSDGDMQFATLEDRDFDHPLLAGIRPRQREIWKGSQLGYTTAIDQPATTVDPDAFREAGGSVAGTHPRWEVDDGEPVPADYGVGAGTLSAGDAEITVLGSVLPPARQTELHPFGMADYAVSFMGHTLLCNALGFQQRRYEDGELVKTIGEIR